The following DNA comes from Suncus etruscus isolate mSunEtr1 chromosome 12, mSunEtr1.pri.cur, whole genome shotgun sequence.
CCAGTGGATGGTCAGAGATGGCTCAGTGGCTGAGTGCTTGCTTTAAGTGCTGGAGTCAGGGCTCAATTCCTAGCACGTCACGAACCTTGAAAGTGCCACTGAGAGCTACACTCAGCAGAAGAGTCAGGAGTTGACctcaagtactgctgggtgtgctccccatCCCAAAATTACAGTGTATGCTGACAGGTGTGCCTATCTGGCTGACAAGCAAGCAAGCTGGAGAGGTATTAACATTGTGCCTCTGAAAAACATAACATGCCAGTTTGCTGACAATTCATTCATTCAAataccatctattttttttttctttctttttcttcttcatttttttttttcatgcctggcagtgttcagagcttactcctggctctatgctcatggtTCATGCCTGCcaggctagaggaccatatggagtactggggattaaTTCAGGCCAGGCATGTGCAACAAGGAACGCACCTCACCCTCCATACTCCATACACTTTCCAGCCCACTTCAACGTTTTCCTTACAGCACCCACTAGCTCCAGGAGCCTTTATATAGACTGttgctgggccagagtgatagcacacaggtagtgtgtttgccttgtgtgcggctgacctggcttcgatccccagcatcccatatggtctcccgagcctgccagaagtaatttctaagtacacagccaggagtaacccaagtgccactgggtgtgccccaaaccacttcccaaaaataaataaaatgggaactagagagatagcatggaggtaaggcatttgccttgcatacagaaggttggtggttagaatcccggcatcccgtatggtcccccgagcctgccaggagcaatttctgagcatagagccaggagtaacccctgagcactgccaggtatgacccaaaaatttagACTGTGGCTCCTCAGAGAAGTTACCTGGTAAGTGATGTGGACATAGGGCAGATCTTGAAAGTGAGGATACACGGGAGATGCCTGCTTTCCACTGTGCAGGAATCCTGTGAGCTCAGAAAGGCACTGCTGTACCTCAGTCAGCTTCCTTGAGAGCAAGTCCAGTTCGTTAGAGAGCTGGGAACTTTCCTTCACCCTTTGTACAGTCTTTATTTGAGGCAGATTGGGTGGTTCCAGAGGGCTGATTCGGGCCGGGGTGCTGGTGGACCGGGGGAGTATTACTGGCTGGTAATCGGGCTGAGCATCCCGCATTTCTAGGACTGTGGAGTCATCACAGATGCCAGCTGGGGGGCTTTTGATTTCTTTAATGAGGGTATTTCCAAGCTTTCCACTTTGATCAGCTGTTAGTAAGAGTGCTCTATTTTGGTGACGAAAATCTGGAGGAAGGTTTTGCTGCTCTCCATCTGCTGTCTTTAAAAGCATACTGGCAGGATTCTGGCTTCCACTCAGTGCAGCCGAAAATTCTTCCAACTTCACTTCTTGAACCATCAAATGAAAGACATACTGTTCAGACtttgaggaaggaagaaaagttgcATCAGTGGCATTTTGCTTCCCTACCAAAATTAATAACCACTTCTCTGTCAAGAAACATATGCCTTTGGGTTTTTCGCTACTCTCTAACTGAATTTTCTGGATATTTGGCATAAAAGATGGAATGACAGAATAGATCAAAATTAGGTTGTAAGTATTGGAAGCCACCGCCACTAGCTGTGCCTTGGGATTAAACGCAATTAGATCGGGCACCAGAATGCCCGGGACAGTAGCTTTCCTGGCTCTAGTAGCATCCTTCTCAAAGGTCACAAGGACCAAATGTGAAGAATCTAGGCCTGTTCCCATCAAGCCATCATTTTCTCTCAGAAAAATAAGAGAACTGGCCTCAGACCTAGACTTTTTGGCGTGTATATGAGTTAGATCCACAGGATCTGAGAAGGAAGACGCAGGAGAAAGGTAGGTTTCAGACTCTGTTCCACAGGCAGGTGTCTCCCTCTCTGTAGAAGGCGTCCCTTCAGGATCTGACAGTGTGGAGAGGTAAGTGTCTTCAGAGCTAGGTCGTATGTCTAAGGACTCAGATGCACGTAAGCCACAAAGCTTGCAAAGTGGGAGCTCGGTGGCTAATACGACCTGTGAGTCCACAGTGGCCCTAATGCAGCACACGGCGCTGTCCACATCAAACATGGGACAGAAGGAGCACGCAAGGAGAGTCTTCTGAGCGCCGTCCCAGATGTAGGAGTGCAGACCACTGCCTACTGCCACCACCAGCCTCTGCCCGTCCTGGGTCCAGCACGCACAGTGAATGAGGCCCGGGGTGCTGATATCCGCTTTAATGCAGGAACTGTCACGGTGAACGTTATGGAAGACGGAGATGTCCTGCGCTGTCAACACGGTCAGGATGGCACTGTGGGGGTGCCACACACAGCCCTGCGGGAGGATGGGGAGCGCGGCTCTGATCTCGCACGCCTGGGACATCAGCCACTTGCTTTTCTCCGCAGACTTGGAGCTCAGCTGCCACACACTCACATGCTTCTCGTGCTGGACAGAGAGCAGGGTGGAGGTGTTGGCGTTGGTCCCAGGAGCCCAGGACACTCCCGCCACATGCTCAAACTGTCCCACAGCCTTTGAGTTCCCAAGCTTGACCTCTCCACCGTGAAGCTGTACGTCAGTCAGCATCACCTGTTTCCCATCAGTCCAGGCAAGGCCGTGGATGGGGTGGACGGCTTGATATAAGGCATTTAGTCCTGTCCTGAGCAGCTTTCCTTTCCCCAACTCCATGCTTCTTGATAAAGATGTCCTGGAATAATTGAGCAGGAAAATTATAGGCTGGGGAGTTGACTACACAAATCTTGTAGAACATTCAAAAGTTAGATGATTAACTTTTC
Coding sequences within:
- the WDCP gene encoding WD repeat and coiled-coil-containing protein; this translates as MELGKGKLLRTGLNALYQAVHPIHGLAWTDGKQVMLTDVQLHGGEVKLGNSKAVGQFEHVAGVSWAPGTNANTSTLLSVQHEKHVSVWQLSSKSAEKSKWLMSQACEIRAALPILPQGCVWHPHSAILTVLTAQDISVFHNVHRDSSCIKADISTPGLIHCACWTQDGQRLVVAVGSGLHSYIWDGAQKTLLACSFCPMFDVDSAVCCIRATVDSQVVLATELPLCKLCGLRASESLDIRPSSEDTYLSTLSDPEGTPSTERETPACGTESETYLSPASSFSDPVDLTHIHAKKSRSEASSLIFLRENDGLMGTGLDSSHLVLVTFEKDATRARKATVPGILVPDLIAFNPKAQLVAVASNTYNLILIYSVIPSFMPNIQKIQLESSEKPKGICFLTEKWLLILVGKQNATDATFLPSSKSEQYVFHLMVQEVKLEEFSAALSGSQNPASMLLKTADGEQQNLPPDFRHQNRALLLTADQSGKLGNTLIKEIKSPPAGICDDSTVLEMRDAQPDYQPVILPRSTSTPARISPLEPPNLPQIKTVQRVKESSQLSNELDLLSRKLTEVQQCLSELTGFLHSGKQASPVYPHFQDLPYVHITYQKPYNVGSVPEKRTVLLCNGKLRLSTVQQTFGLSLIEMLHDSHWILLFADTEGFIPVTFTATQEIIIRDGSLQVKSIPGHLVLES